The following proteins come from a genomic window of [Limnothrix rosea] IAM M-220:
- a CDS encoding PTPA-CTERM sorting domain-containing protein: MNFIGNKLIHAALLAATVSVVATAPAQALNLKGSLGFVGGVDITSTGDGDDFDFAFLNPSVILRAEDDFAPAGDSIDFTNFSIVDAGIGGTIDPFITGIASSKGDVNFVLENIGSFMNNGSTIEFTLAGYFTDGAGNFGGTGTFSGDFDITTGTFSGGLTAVPTPAAVLPVVAGLFGAASRKKQEEEA, encoded by the coding sequence ATGAATTTTATCGGCAACAAATTAATTCACGCTGCTCTTCTCGCTGCAACTGTATCTGTCGTTGCTACAGCTCCTGCACAGGCACTCAACCTTAAGGGTAGTTTGGGCTTCGTCGGCGGAGTTGACATTACTTCCACTGGCGATGGCGATGACTTCGATTTTGCTTTCCTAAACCCCAGTGTCATCCTCCGTGCAGAAGACGATTTTGCTCCAGCGGGCGACTCAATTGATTTCACTAATTTTTCAATTGTTGATGCTGGTATTGGTGGCACAATTGATCCTTTCATTACAGGAATTGCATCTTCCAAAGGTGATGTCAATTTTGTCCTCGAAAACATTGGTAGCTTCATGAACAATGGTTCAACCATTGAGTTTACCCTCGCTGGTTATTTCACTGATGGTGCTGGTAACTTCGGTGGTACTGGTACATTTAGTGGTGATTTTGATATTACTACAGGGACTTTCTCTGGTGGCTTGACTGCAGTCCCCACTCCTGCAGCTGTACTTCCTGTTGTTGCTGGTCTTTTCGGTGCTGCATCTCGCAAGAAGCAAGAAGAGGAAGCATAG
- the crtC gene encoding cyanoexosortase C, with product MKKINLNLGNKVQSTAQYLFQQGNKSWHNRFIAFGWLAMCLFIPLWIYDIVLGTINGAASLLLVALAGFGFFQLWQKREQLSQLKASEEDKILGYILISVAIAAVPFCLSVEWHQKIIFYIFLTGTAFSTWGFGFFKRYPLPTFLIFMGFFPQPTIFGKMVWTAFTPEAGLERFMAIAGAAGLKVIGQTPSVQWDIISLPDGSVRVDWGCSGFDLATIAAVTSLLLGIFWKQPMWKTSLFVLMGIAFSLIANVPRIMLMTLASVYWGPESFEFWHGFWGGQIFLSILFTVHYYAMLALLDWNPFKANKVTTG from the coding sequence ATGAAAAAAATCAATTTAAATCTCGGCAACAAAGTCCAATCAACAGCTCAATATTTATTTCAGCAGGGTAATAAGTCATGGCACAACAGATTCATCGCCTTCGGTTGGCTTGCCATGTGTCTGTTTATTCCCTTGTGGATTTATGATATTGTGCTTGGCACAATTAACGGTGCTGCAAGTTTATTGCTAGTCGCTTTAGCCGGGTTCGGTTTTTTTCAGCTGTGGCAAAAGCGGGAACAATTATCGCAACTTAAAGCATCCGAAGAAGACAAAATTCTTGGTTACATCCTGATTAGCGTGGCGATCGCCGCTGTGCCTTTCTGTTTGTCTGTCGAATGGCATCAGAAGATTATTTTTTATATTTTTCTCACAGGTACAGCTTTCAGCACATGGGGTTTCGGATTCTTTAAAAGATATCCCTTACCTACTTTTTTGATTTTTATGGGATTTTTTCCCCAGCCAACGATTTTCGGAAAAATGGTGTGGACAGCATTTACACCAGAAGCAGGACTAGAACGATTTATGGCCATAGCAGGAGCTGCAGGCTTAAAAGTAATTGGTCAAACACCCAGTGTGCAATGGGATATCATTAGTCTGCCAGATGGATCTGTGCGCGTAGACTGGGGCTGTAGTGGCTTTGACCTTGCAACGATTGCCGCAGTGACCAGTTTGCTGCTTGGGATTTTTTGGAAGCAACCCATGTGGAAAACATCGTTATTTGTCCTAATGGGTATTGCTTTTAGTCTGATCGCAAATGTCCCTCGCATTATGCTAATGACGTTGGCTTCCGTGTATTGGGGTCCTGAATCCTTTGAGTTTTGGCATGGTTTTTGGGGAGGGCAAATCTTTCTCTCTATACTTTTTACAGTCCACTACTATGCAATGCTCGCTTTACTAGACTGGAATCCTTTTAAAGCCAATAAAGTAACCACGGGATAA